DNA sequence from the Orcinus orca chromosome 2, mOrcOrc1.1, whole genome shotgun sequence genome:
ACTATGAGGGAAGTTCCAACACAGACTTCTGACTGAGCATCACTCAGGatgcagggagaaggtggcctcGGCTCCAGGAGCCTACTGGGGACCAGGGCTGGAGGACAGGGAAGGCCAAGGGGCTGAGGGAAGGAGGCCAGGGCTTCATGTTTGCCCAGCAGAGGGCTTTACTGTCCTGCAGCAACGTCCCACAGCTGGCTCCACAGTTCCGGCCAGGAGAGAGGGGGCACAGGAAGAGACGTGCTAGGGCTCTCTTGGAGGGGGAACGGGAGTGGAATGTGGCGGCTCGGGCCTTGATATCAACTCAAGCCTCCTGATGGCTGGGAGTGCTCCAGAGGGCCAGAGGGCTCTACCTTTCTGAACTGCCAGCAAGTGGGGAAAACAACCCCTGCTCTGGCAGCCAGGGGAGTGCAGCTGGTATTGGATTGGGCGGGGGGCGAGGGGGGGGACGGGGGGGGAGTGGAGGTAGAGGTGAAGCTCCGTTGTTGGCTAAAGGGCATGGATACCAGATCACCTCTCACCTCTACCCCACTGAATACCCTGTGTGTGCTCCACCCCAGGGAGCTGATCCCTGCAGTAATTTCAAATGGCTTCTCAGAAGGGAGGGCCAGCCTTTCCCGATTTCCCCCAGATGAGGAAGGCTGCCCTCCTACTCCTCACAGCACCAAGATGACAAAGGCCCAAGACCTACCCCTGCGTGAGCCACTGGAGGGGCTGTGGAGGCAGGAGTTCCAAGAAAGTGAGGCAACAGTCagggaaataaattaataaatacaggGACCCCATGAGGAACAGCTGGGAAAGCTGCTTCCCCTCTGAGCACTGATCCCTGCTATCCACTCCAAGCAACACCACAGGTTTTGGTGAGTGGAGGAGGGGCTGCAGTTTGGAATCGAGGGAGCATTCACTTGGGACAGGCTTCTGCAACTCAGAGTCTGCGTTCCATGCGCCGCTCCACGGCTCGAAGCAGCAGCTCTGAGTATTGCTCCAGCAGGGCCTGTGTCTGCTCGGCGCCCGCGGCCCCAGGGCTCCCGCCTGGGCTGGACAACACGGCCCCGGCCAGGGCCTCTAGCTCCTGCCGCACGGAGGAGAAGGTGTTTCTGAGGAGCTGGGTGATGCGACTTTGCTCTGCTGAGGGTGTCTTGCAGCTGGCCACCTGCAACAGGACCCCGGAAGTGAGGGGGAGGAACAGTGGAGGGGACTGTCAATGGATATAGAAAAGGGAGGGGCCCTGCCGGTGTCCAGCCTGCCCCAAAGAAGGGACTGCATGCCCTGCTAGGTGTGGCTGCGAGTTGCACACTCCAAGACCAGCAAGTATGACCCGAGGCTAGGGGATGGAGGCAGACCCTGGGGGTGACTGTCAGGTCTGGCACCATCTACATCTTGTTAGCAACTCCTCTTTCAAATCTTGGCCCCTGCTGGGCTGTCCCCTATGTTTAGGGTGGCCAAGTCAGTTCTGAATATGAAAAGGGATACTATTAATAATTATACTTGGACAACAGGCACAGGCTGCATGGTCCTAAGCAAACTAAGACATGTGGGCTCTCTACACCTCACCCTCCTGTCTGAGGATGTCTCCAGCTGTTAGCCAGAAATGACCCATACGTGCTCAGTTCACGAGGCCTGGCCTGGCTTCTAACCCACTCACCTACTCAGAATGTTCCTAGTTGCTCCACCCACCCATCGGTGGAAGAGCCTTATCATTATGTTCCAGATACTCAGCTAGCACTCCTGACCTGCTCTGTCTTCCCGCCGGGGGGTACCCAACACGTACCAAGTGGTAGAGCTGCACGGCCTGGCGCACACTGCCCTGTAGCTCTGCCACAAGCTGTTCGCACTGCTCCAGGCTCACGGCTGGTTCTGGGAGGGACAGACAGCTCAGTAAGACCCAGCAAAGCTGCTCCTTCAGGCCTCCCCACCCAGGGGTCACTCAGAGGAAGAGAggcctacccccaccccacccagcatCGCACGCCCTCAGTCCCTTCctcttgcctccttccttcccgACACCCTCCCAACACCACCCAGGAAACAAGGTCCAGAGGAAAGggccagctccagctccagtCCCAGGGGCCGGAAGGCACTGAAGGGACAAGTGGGTCACAGGGAGATCATGAAGGTCGGCAGGAGTGTCTCACCATCAGGGGTGTGACTTAATGGACCGAAACAGGAGCAGACAGGACGAAATACGCCAGAGGCTGGTTGCACAGAAATGGGATGGAGCCAGAGACTGGCCAACAGACAGGGGAGAGAGAGGACGGGGCAGGAGATGAGAGCTGGGAGCTGTGCACACCTGAGTCCCGGCTCTGGGCTGCCCCCGGCCTGGTGCGTTCCACAGGGCTGGGAGCCTTCTCAGGGGGTGGGGACTGCAGGCTCTCAGGGCCTCGGAGGAGGATGCTGACCGGCAGCTGCTGGGCACGGGGACTGTTGGGCCCAGGCTGAGCCTGGCCCTCGGTCCTAGGCTTGGGAGTGGCACCCTCCCCCAAACAGGCCCGTCTCTCAGATGTACTGTGAGCCTTCGCTAGGCCCACTGGGGGGCCAGGCTGTTCTGCCTCACCAGGGGCCTGGCCCTTGGTAGCAGGTGAGAATGTGGCCAGGGTAGGGCGATCAGGCAGTGGCTTTGGGATATCCAGGACCAGGTGAGCCCGGCTGGGCAGGGCCAGCTTGCTGAGTGGCGAGACTCGGATGGGGGCAGGAGCTTGAGGTTCGGCAGCCAGGCCCAGGTTCTCCCCAACAGAGATGCTGCGGGATATCTTGGCCATGGAACTGGTGGTGGGGTTCCGGTAGGAGTGGGGCTGAGACAGACGGCTGTCAGCTTGGGGCAGGGAGCACAGGCGCCCCTGGGCCTCCATCTCCTGTAAGAGCAACGGGCCTGGTGGAGGGGCCTCATCTGCAGGGGAGACAGAGACATACACAGGTCAGGTGGTGAGGACGGCGTCCCGGGTGCTAAGGCTCAACTCTCCAGGAGCTGCTGTGCCCTGCACATACCCACTAAGGGGCTCCCACTGGCAAGCACAGTGACACATCAGGGCCACGTGAGGCCACCTTCCTCTAGCACGCCCATGGGCTCCACGCTCCCCACACCTAGAGCTGAGCCCCCCAGGCTCCTCACCCTGTGGCACCAGACTCTGCACCGACTGGGCTTTCTGGAGTCCACCTGAGGCGCTGGCTGTGGCCACTCTCTTGGGGGCCCAGCTACTGTCCCGGTTGAGACGGCGTCGTGGCAACAGCACAGGGGCTGCCTGCTGGGGGCCAGGGTTCCCGAGGGAAGGCCCCGCCTCCGGGGGTGCTCCTGGAGGATTGGCACCACTGCCTCTCAGCTGCTCGCCAGAAGCCTGCGGCACCTGGGCTGGCCTCGATGTCATTGCCAGGCTTGAGGAAGATGGGGATGGTTCCCTAGGGAGGAAATGTGGAAGAAGGCCCAGAGGAGGCTCAGCGCTCCTCCCTGCCAAGACGGGGGGAAGCTCTCACAGCACTAACGAGGCACTAGGAGAGAAGGGTGGGCACAAAGCCAGCCAGGACAGCTGTCCCAAAACTTGGAGTGCACAGTGCTGCTGGGCATGGAAGACAGAGCCTTGGAGAGAAGAGGGCTGCAGGCTGCCCCAGGCGCAGGGCTGACCCTATTGGGAGCACTGCGAGGTTAGGAGAGCTAGAGCTCCTTGTAGGAAAGTGAGCTGCTGTGGGGACAGTACCTGAGTGCGGGGCTCTGCACTTGCAACAGGAATCGTGAGGAGATGCTCCAAGACTCTGTCCGCTCTGGTACCCGGACTGGGCCCCCTGCCAGGGTGACAGAAATCAGGGGCTGAAGCAAGCTCTTGCCCAGACTCTGCCTCCCCTAGAAGGCAGCCCCCGGGCATGGCCTGCCCTTGGACCCTCAGCGGGGCAAGGGGAAAGAAGGGTAGATTGCGGTGACCAATGTGACCACACCTGGAGCAGCCCCATTGGCCAGAGTCTCAAAGTGCTGTTTTAGAAACTGCTCCTGGTCCGGGGTATGGGGGCTGCCTTCCTGCACCCCGTAGGGGCCAgtgcctccctcctcttcctcctcttcttcatcaCCCTCGGCTGGCTCTTCAAGGTCTGAGGAAATGCCATCCACACTCAGGGGCTCCGTGCTCTCGGAGTCTggatgtgggggagggggagagaagcaTCACGCTGCAACCCTCTGTCGCCAGAGCCTCCATTCCCACCTCAGTCCACTGACCCGCGTGGTCCCGGCCCTCCCTCAGGGCTGCAGCCTCACCTTCATTGGGATGCTCAGGGCTGGAAAGGCGACTGCTGCTGAAGTCCACGGAGCAGGCACTATCAGGGCTGTGCTTCTCTGAGCCCCTGCTGCCGGCGTACACTCTTCCCAGGCTCCCTCGGGCTGGTGCCTGCACCTGGAACTCACTGCCAGAAAGGCcaagaggggaaagaggaggcagTGAGCAATGGTGAGCAGCAGCCCCACTGGACCCCTGCCTTCCTTCTGCCCCACCCGTGAGCAGGACTGGGGATGAGGCAGTGGTGGGCAAGCCCTGAGTGCCTGGGGCCAGCCCCCCACCCAAATACAGAACCCccggagggaagggaagaagaggcGGGTGGTGCATGGCCCCAGAAGTCTGCAGGACCCTTGCCTGGTATCCAGGGTGGGGCTGTCACTCGGCTCCGGGTAGACAATACCGTCTTCGATGGGTGCAGGCTCCAGTTCTTGGGCAAAGACCCCTTCATCTTGGGACAACAATCGGATAATGTGGGGGCAGGAACAGGGTTGGGAAGCCTGAGGCCGGGGGCGCTTTTCATTCTGGAAACACACAAAGGGAAACACACATTCTGGAAACATCACTGGGGTTGCTGACGTGAGTGAGGGTctgggagaggaggtggaggtgggcaaGGATCCAGGGGGCACCAATTCTGGGGGAAGCTCCGACTCTTGAGGACAGACACCGAAAAGCCAGGCTGGGTTCCAACTAGTGTTCTTGAGCTTCTGGAAGAACTACATTAGCACTCTGGGCTGCCAACCTCTAGCCACCACTTCATATCATGAGCCCTCCAAGGAACCCAGCCCAGGACAAAGGCTACCCTTTGCTTCCGCACCCCAAGCACCGTACCGCACAGCCTAGCCAGCCCCACCTGACTTTGCAGCTCAGGTTACCCATGTCCCACAGAGGCAGAGCAAGCACAGTTGGACCAATGCTCAGGCCCCAGCTGCTGGCACAAGGCTGGCTAAAGCTGCTTGGAGATCTCTAGTTCGCTGGGAGAAAGCGGGCTCACCTGGCTAGCATGTGAGGTCTCAGGGGCCTGCCGACCATGCTTCCCAGGACCTGAAGGGCTCACAGCCGGAGAGTCCTGGCTAGGGCCCCGAGGAGTTGGGGCCAGCGCCTCCAGCTGCCGCAGGTCCAGCATGGAGCGAACACTCAGCTCCACGCCTGGCTGAGCCCAGCGCCCCCTTCTTCTGGGTCCTTGGTTGGCTGCAGGAGCTGGATCCAGGAACTCCTCTGTCTCCTGTGcctggtgtggggagggggtaggAGAGGAATAACAGTAACAATCAGTAACAACAGTCTTAGCAAACACTCACAcgtcacctactgtgtgccaggcactttacacgtattagttcatttaatcctcacaaccaccttatGAAGGAGGTACTACCATTCGCCTCACAcgtacagatgggaaaactgaagcacagaggccttaagtaacttgtccaagtccCAGAGACAGTCTGCCTGCAGGTTACAGCTcaggtagtctggctccagagttcagGCTCTCAGCTTCACTCTCTGTCCTGTCCTAGAGGACCTTCTGGTCTTCGTCCTCACCGGTGTCATGGACACCTCAGAACTGGGAGTCTCTAAGAGGCCCCCACTCTGAGGACAGCCCCAAGTCCATTCACAGCACCAAGGACAAACCAATGGCCCCAGCCTGAGACACATGGCCTGGTCAGAAGGCACCAGACACCACACCACCATCATCCCATGAAACTGCTGCTGACAATGAAAGGTGCTGGAGCTTGAAACCGTGACGCGGGACAAGGGAAGGCTGGGCAGCCTCTGCAAGCCTTCATCTTCCTCCCGGCCACCCTGAAGTTGCCCCTCAGCTACTGGTCCTCTTAAGGCCTTTTCCCTCTAACTCTTCTGGAAGTCCTGAGCTTCTCTCTTCACCTGGGTCTTCAGAACTACAGTTTCTCCAGATTTCAGTTCTTTGGCCCTTTGACTTCCTTGCAATTTCCTTGTAACCATTCGGCTTAGACCCCTTTTCTACTCCCCACCTCAACATGTTCTTTGTTTACTCCCAGGCCCCCAGGAGGCTGAACAAGCGGAGTACTTCCCCTAGTGGTGACTAATCCTTGCAGGCCACAGGGAGGAAATACCTGGACTTCGTCACCCCTCACCTGGAACCAGCCCAGAGGCTCGAGCTCCCCTTCCTTGGACACAAGGGGTGGAGCACGTGGGCAGACCCCATGCCCAAATGCCTCCCCAGGTGCAGAGAGCCCTGCTTTCACCGTCCTTCACTTCTGGTAACCTTGCAAGGACATTTTAACGACGGTGACTCACCCGACTCATCTCCCAGTGGGACAGGCTTCGGGGCAGGGCCGCGCTGGGCACCGAGGCTAGACAGAGACCGGCAGTCAGAGAGAGTTTCGCGCCCACCCCCCGTGCAGCGCTGGTCCCACAGCAGCCCACGCCCTACGAGGCTACGACAATGCTCCAGTTTCCTCAGCTCACACTGCTCTCACCCCCGCAGCCCCCGAAAGGGCACATCTAGCCACTGCACCAACTGGCGCCTGTCTGGCCCACATCAGACTTCCACAGACCTGGCTCTTTCTTGGTACCCTTGGCAAGGATGGGCAGAGCTGGAAGTTCTTCTTCTTCAGTGCCCTCGTCTTCTCCCTCCTTGTCACTGTCTGATGAGAGAGCTAGTCCAGGAGATAGCATCGATGGGGCCTCATGCCTGAGTCCAAGACAAGGAAGGTCAAGGGGAGGGGAGACTCAATAGGGGAAGAGGCCAACATCCTGGGCGTTCGTGTGAGAAACAGGTATTGGGAGATACAGAGTTTCTGAATGGCGGGTCCAGAGCAAGGAGGAGGAACCGTGCCACCACAGCGAGCAGTCTGGATGCCCACCCACCGCTTGTCCATCCCCCACACTCTGTTCTCACCGGTTGGGCCCAGCAGCCCTTTGGGGAGAGGACGGTCCTTGCTGCTTGCCCCCCCGCTGGTGCTGCCGCAGCTCGGCCAGACGCTGCCTCATGCCGATGGTCATCTCAGAGCTCAGGCGCCACACGAATATGCAGCTGGGGGAGGGCCACAGaggtgggtgagggaggggtaggtaggtaggtaggtctCTGTGGGTGGTGACACCGCTAGTACCCCTTTCTCCACAGGCGGGCAAGGAGACCAGAGCCACCCTCCAGTGCCAGGTCAGGCCCAGCCAATATCCCTGTTCAGCCCTACTTCCCAAGACATCACTGAGTCGAAGAGAGGGGAGGGACAGGGTGTGTTTGTGGCACAGAGGAAGAATCTATGTCTCAGGGAAGCTGGCTTCTGCTCACCTGTCCCCTGACACAGAGATGAGATGTTTGCAGTCGTTACTAAATTTCATGCCAGTGACAATCTCTGTGAAGAACAAAGAATACGGCCTATGAGCCCCCCTGAAGTCCCAGCCAAGTGTCTGTCCCAACACACAGGGAGTTAGCTAGAGGGGAGGGACAGACAGTTCTGCTGGGACCCAGGAaactaaaggaagaaagaggaaagttCCAGGGGGAGAGTATCAGGGCTACACTCACCTGAGTGGCCAAACATGGTAGCCACACACTCGCCTGAGGAGAAGTCAAAAATGGAAAGGTTCTTGTCGGAACAGCTGGTAGCAATGTAGATCCCTGAGGGGTCTGTCTGCACCTGAGGAGTGGGACATACAGCTAGACGAGGACAGGAAGCACCAGTCCCTCTCCACCCAGCACCCCGTTCTCCCGTTCTCTAGCCCAACGCCCATCCTACTGGGCCCTTACCTTAATCAGAGTGCCATCCTCACCCTGCGACCCTTTAAACAGCTTCTTCTGCTTCCCGCTGCTGATGTTAAAGATCCTGTGGAGAAACACACTCATTCACATGAGGAGGAGGTCACGGTCACTTGGGTGGCAGCAAAGCCAGCATTCACCCGCAGCTCTGTTCTCTCTGGAAGCCACTCCCCAACACCAAAGGGGCTACCACCTCTTGGGTGAGGCAAAGTGCTCATGCTGTAGGCTCAAGGGGGCACAAAGTCCTGGACAAAAAGATAGACACAGGGCTAAGCTGCCTAGAGCTGACCCCCTCGGGCACGAAGGAATGTGGTCAGATGGTCTGCGAAAGGGATGCCCACCGAATATTTCGATCCTGGCAGCCGATGGCTGTGTACTTCCAGCTGGGCTCCACATCCATGTCATAGAGGGTCGTCTTCCGTACCACGTGGTGTGTCCGTGTAAACTGTACTCCATCTCCAGACTGCAGGGGTGGAGCATGAGGGCAGACCCCACGCCCAAATGCCTCACCAGACCCAGAGAGCCTTGCTTTTGCCGCCCTTCACCTCTCGTAACCTCAGGTAGGGGAATCGTAGCGACCCCACGCCCCACCCTCAAACCCATTGCCCCATTCAGGGACACCCAGTAACCTCACCTTCTGTGCAGTGCGGAAGTAGATGCTCTTGTCTGCTCCACAGCTTATCATGCGGACTTGCCCATCGCTGGCTATGGAGGAAGGGGGCCTAGCTATTCCCACTGCTCTCACCACAAGCAGGCCAGccttccctctgcttccctccccatATTCCCTCTATGGAGCTACTCTATAAGGCTGAGACAACCAATTAAACCAGGATGCTTCCCTCCAAACCTAGGCCTTCCTTTCCCCCCATTCTCAGCCAACCTGGTTGCTCAGGGTCCCCTGGACTAAGAGTCTATATTCCACCTGTCTTCCCATCCAGCCCCGGGCCGGCCAGCTGCTGTCCCACATGCCACTGTGACGGGCATACCCTTCTCACGGAGGCAGGACGCAGgtggcagtgggggggggggcaggggagatATCGGTAGTAGGCAGAAGAATGTATTTCAATTGCCCTGCCCCCTACCTGCAAACTTGACAGCTGTGATGGAGGATGAGTGCTCGTCCAACGTCTGCTGTAGGCTGTACTCCCGTCCAGCATCCAACACATGGATCAGCCGGTCCCGGCTTGCTGATGCTAGGAGCTTCAGACCTGGGATTGGAAGAACTCCATCAGCCCACGAGTGCCCAGAGCAGGCCCCTATCTGGGTCCAGCAAAAAGGAACTGAGCCCCATATCCCTAAGCCAAGAGAACCAAAGAGAAGGGATAGAGCTGTCCTCCTCTAAACCTGCAATGACACCAAATGAGTCAAAGGAGTCTCAGTCCCACATCCAACAGCCAGGATAGAGGTAAGTGGCACTGGCAGGATTGGAGGAGCCCTGTGCCATTCTGGGCTGGGTACCAGGCATCCACTTTACCTGTGTCTGGCTTAGAGTACTCCAGGCATAGAATTTCTGAGTCATGGGCATCCACCTTCAGCATCTCATTTAGGGACTGTAGTTCATGCACCCTGCAAAgatgaggagaggagggagggggtcaCTGCCAGGCTGCAGGAGGAGAGACTCACTCTGCTTCCTCTGCTACGTCCTCTCCCCTGACCTTTTTGaaagcttattttttatttttgaactttcaGGCTAGAGAAAAGTTGCAATGAGTACAGAGGGCTTCCATATTTCCCTTACCCAGCTTTCCCTAACGTTAACGCCTTACGTAACAACAGTCCGGTTGCCAGAACCAGGAAACTTACGTTGGTATAATACTATGAACGTAAAGGCTTTATTTGAATTACACCAGTTTCGCCACATCCTTTTTCTGGATCCAGGATCCTACCCAGAGCCCAAACTGCACTGAGTTGTTATTTCTCTTCAGTCTCCAGTTCAAAGACTGGAGTCTTCAGTCTTTGCTTACCTTTCATAACCTCGACACTTTGGAAGAGCACTGATGCTCTGTCATACGTACCTCAATTTGAGTTGGTCTGTCGTTTTCTCATGACAGGACTGAGTTTTctgcatttttggcaagaataccacagaaaaaaatgCTATGTCCTTCTTAGTGCACCATTATGGGCTTTGTGATGTTGATATGAGGATGTTAAGCCTGATTACTTGATTAGGATGGTTTCTGCTGGGCTTCTTCACTATAATTATCCTTCCCTTGTATATGAATATCTTTTCCCCAATCTTTTAGAGCCAAACTTTTCAAAAGCTCTATCCCTGGGGACTAACTCCCCCAGCCCAGACCATGAGAGGCAGGCAGTACCCATTCCAGACCTGGCATTACCTGAGTGTGCCCACACGGTCCCCTGAAGCGAGATGCTGTCCGTTGGGGCTGATACACACAGAGCGAATGCCCACTCGGGGATCCATCAGGGACCCATCAGCTTTGTCTCCCCCGGGCAGCTCAGTGTCCAGCAGGGCCTGAGTGTTCCCATCCACATAGATGATCTTAATGAGGTCCTAGTGGAGCAGGTCAGGAGAAGTGGATAAGGCAGGCCTGACCCAGTACAGAAGCAAGGCGAGAGGAATGCTGGACAAGACAAAGCCTTGGCTCGCAGGGGCCGGCCAAATAAGAGCCGGAAGATCAGGGTCTGGGGACCCGGTTCCCGAGAAGGCGGTGTGAAGGCGAAGGGACGTGGGTGCTAGGCATGGAGTGGGGGCCCCATGGCTCACATTGCTGAGGATGTTTCGGTGCAGGGTGGAGCCATGCACCCCAGAGCTCTCTGTGTTCCACAGGCGGATAGTGTTGTCAGAAGAACAGGTGATAAAGGAACAGGGGGGCAGGCAGGCCTGGTTACTGTCCTTCACTTCGGGGTAGACCTGAAGGGGCAGAGGGAACAAAGTCAGAGCTCCAATTAGGGAGCAGTCCCTCGCCTGCCCACGGAGATGGAAGGGAATGACATTAGGAGCTGATGCTGGCCAAGGCTTAGCCCACTGTCTGTCCTATGGTAAGCAAGCCGTAACTATTAGATACTCTTCAGATCACTGCGGGAAAGTACATTAACCAAGCATCTCCCATGTACCAGGAACTCTTCTATGTTTCCCACtcacattatttcacttaatgctTAAAACAATTAGATGAATCAGGTACATCATTTCACCACGGAGGAAATGAGGCTCGGTCAAGTTCAGTAACTCATCCGAGATCACCCAGCCCAGGACAAGGCAAAGCTAAGGATGGACGGGGACACATTGGAAGAAGCCTGAGACATATAAGCACGAAAATTCAAGCTCAACCCTCAGGACCCATCTGAAGGTATGTGGACACACAGGGATGTTGCTGGAGAAGTGAGGAGGCAGCGGGAACATAACGTTCTACCTGGGGATCCCCACTTTCTGTCCTCACAGTGGTGTCCCGGCAAACCGGGTCAGTCTCGAGTCAGCCCACCTACCTCCACACTCCAGACGCAGGAGGAATGATACAGAGCCGAGTACACCTTGCCCACTTTCTTGGGGTCCCTCACGTCCCAAACGTAAATGCTGTGGTCGTTGTATACACAAGACAGCCACTGATTAGTAGGATCAAAGGTCAAGGCAATGGTGTCTGGATACCTGGCATTCGCCACTCCAGAGAAGAGGCGACTGTAGGGAAGAGGACAGAGCAAACTGGTGAGTGAGGGGCTGACGAAATGAGGGATTGAGGGGAATGAAGACAGAAGCCCACCCATAAAGGAAGGAGCAGAGCACGGGAGCCCTCTCCAGACCCGCAGGTTTGGAAGCAGCTGCTTGAGAGGAAAAAGCTGCTTCTGACAGCTCTCAGCTCGGAGCTGATCCAGCACTAGCTGCTGGGCCATGGTGCTCTCCTGATGAACACAAACGAGGTCACAGAACACCAACGTGAGACAAGGTAACTCTGTGGTCATGACGGagtgaaacaaaaacaagaccactcTGTAGTGGTGTCTGAGACAGATAAAAACAAGATCACTGTACAAACCACAAAAGTGACCAAACATCACCGTTTTCCATCTTTCAGGACTGACTGCAACTTCTTTACCAATTACAGCTTTAGCTCCATACCTTTCCTTCCAcctttcaaataaaattaaaggtcCAATTGTAGAACTGCCCCCACTTCCTCACAGCACCCAACCAGAGCAAAACTTCAGTCCCTGGAACCAATcctaaaatcatctaacacaag
Encoded proteins:
- the MAPKBP1 gene encoding mitogen-activated protein kinase-binding protein 1 isoform X1, producing the protein MMAVEGSTITSRIKNLLRSPSIKLRRSKAGNRREDLSSKVTLEKVLGITVSGGRGLACDPRSGLVAYPAGCVVVLFNPRKHKQHHILNSSRKTITALAFSPDGKYLVTGESGHMPAVRVWDVAEHSQVAELQEHKYGVACVAFSPSAKYIVSVGYQHDMIVNVWAWKKNIVVASNKVSSRVTAVSFSEDCSYFVTAGNRHIKFWYLDDSKTSKVNATVPLLGRSGLLGELRNNLFTDVACGRGRKADSTFCITSSGLLCEFSDRRLLDKWVELRNTDSFTTTVAYCISVSQDYIFCGCADGTVRLFNPSNLHFLSTLPRPHALGTDIASVTEASRLFSGVANARYPDTIALTFDPTNQWLSCVYNDHSIYVWDVRDPKKVGKVYSALYHSSCVWSVEVYPEVKDSNQACLPPCSFITCSSDNTIRLWNTESSGVHGSTLHRNILSNDLIKIIYVDGNTQALLDTELPGGDKADGSLMDPRVGIRSVCISPNGQHLASGDRVGTLRVHELQSLNEMLKVDAHDSEILCLEYSKPDTGLKLLASASRDRLIHVLDAGREYSLQQTLDEHSSSITAVKFAASDGQVRMISCGADKSIYFRTAQKSGDGVQFTRTHHVVRKTTLYDMDVEPSWKYTAIGCQDRNIRIFNISSGKQKKLFKGSQGEDGTLIKVQTDPSGIYIATSCSDKNLSIFDFSSGECVATMFGHSEIVTGMKFSNDCKHLISVSGDSCIFVWRLSSEMTIGMRQRLAELRQHQRGGKQQGPSSPQRAAGPNRHEAPSMLSPGLALSSDSDKEGEDEGTEEEELPALPILAKGTKKEPASVPSAALPRSLSHWEMSRAQETEEFLDPAPAANQGPRRRGRWAQPGVELSVRSMLDLRQLEALAPTPRGPSQDSPAVSPSGPGKHGRQAPETSHASQNEKRPRPQASQPCSCPHIIRLLSQDEGVFAQELEPAPIEDGIVYPEPSDSPTLDTSEFQVQAPARGSLGRVYAGSRGSEKHSPDSACSVDFSSSRLSSPEHPNEDSESTEPLSVDGISSDLEEPAEGDEEEEEEEGGTGPYGVQEGSPHTPDQEQFLKQHFETLANGAAPGGPVRVPERTESWSISSRFLLQVQSPALREPSPSSSSLAMTSRPAQVPQASGEQLRGSGANPPGAPPEAGPSLGNPGPQQAAPVLLPRRRLNRDSSWAPKRVATASASGGLQKAQSVQSLVPQDEAPPPGPLLLQEMEAQGRLCSLPQADSRLSQPHSYRNPTTSSMAKISRSISVGENLGLAAEPQAPAPIRVSPLSKLALPSRAHLVLDIPKPLPDRPTLATFSPATKGQAPGEAEQPGPPVGLAKAHSTSERRACLGEGATPKPRTEGQAQPGPNSPRAQQLPVSILLRGPESLQSPPPEKAPSPVERTRPGAAQSRDSEPAVSLEQCEQLVAELQGSVRQAVQLYHLVASCKTPSAEQSRITQLLRNTFSSVRQELEALAGAVLSSPGGSPGAAGAEQTQALLEQYSELLLRAVERRMERRL
- the MAPKBP1 gene encoding mitogen-activated protein kinase-binding protein 1 isoform X2; translated protein: MMAVEGSTITSRIKNLLRSPSIKLRRSKAGNRREDLSSKVTLEKVLGITVSGGRGLACDPRSGLVAYPAGCVVVLFNPRKHKQHHILNSSRKTITALAFSPDGKYLVTGESGHMPAVRVWDVAEHSQVAELQEHKYGVACVAFSPSAKYIVSVGYQHDMIVNVWAWKKNIVVASNKVSSRVTAVSFSEDCSYFVTAGNRHIKFWYLDDSKTSKVNATVPLLGRSGLLGELRNNLFTDVACGRGRKADSTFCITSSGLLCEFSDRRLLDKWVELRTTVAYCISVSQDYIFCGCADGTVRLFNPSNLHFLSTLPRPHALGTDIASVTEASRLFSGVANARYPDTIALTFDPTNQWLSCVYNDHSIYVWDVRDPKKVGKVYSALYHSSCVWSVEVYPEVKDSNQACLPPCSFITCSSDNTIRLWNTESSGVHGSTLHRNILSNDLIKIIYVDGNTQALLDTELPGGDKADGSLMDPRVGIRSVCISPNGQHLASGDRVGTLRVHELQSLNEMLKVDAHDSEILCLEYSKPDTGLKLLASASRDRLIHVLDAGREYSLQQTLDEHSSSITAVKFAASDGQVRMISCGADKSIYFRTAQKSGDGVQFTRTHHVVRKTTLYDMDVEPSWKYTAIGCQDRNIRIFNISSGKQKKLFKGSQGEDGTLIKVQTDPSGIYIATSCSDKNLSIFDFSSGECVATMFGHSEIVTGMKFSNDCKHLISVSGDSCIFVWRLSSEMTIGMRQRLAELRQHQRGGKQQGPSSPQRAAGPNRHEAPSMLSPGLALSSDSDKEGEDEGTEEEELPALPILAKGTKKEPASVPSAALPRSLSHWEMSRAQETEEFLDPAPAANQGPRRRGRWAQPGVELSVRSMLDLRQLEALAPTPRGPSQDSPAVSPSGPGKHGRQAPETSHASQNEKRPRPQASQPCSCPHIIRLLSQDEGVFAQELEPAPIEDGIVYPEPSDSPTLDTSEFQVQAPARGSLGRVYAGSRGSEKHSPDSACSVDFSSSRLSSPEHPNEDSESTEPLSVDGISSDLEEPAEGDEEEEEEEGGTGPYGVQEGSPHTPDQEQFLKQHFETLANGAAPGGPVRVPERTESWSISSRFLLQVQSPALREPSPSSSSLAMTSRPAQVPQASGEQLRGSGANPPGAPPEAGPSLGNPGPQQAAPVLLPRRRLNRDSSWAPKRVATASASGGLQKAQSVQSLVPQDEAPPPGPLLLQEMEAQGRLCSLPQADSRLSQPHSYRNPTTSSMAKISRSISVGENLGLAAEPQAPAPIRVSPLSKLALPSRAHLVLDIPKPLPDRPTLATFSPATKGQAPGEAEQPGPPVGLAKAHSTSERRACLGEGATPKPRTEGQAQPGPNSPRAQQLPVSILLRGPESLQSPPPEKAPSPVERTRPGAAQSRDSEPAVSLEQCEQLVAELQGSVRQAVQLYHLVASCKTPSAEQSRITQLLRNTFSSVRQELEALAGAVLSSPGGSPGAAGAEQTQALLEQYSELLLRAVERRMERRL